From one Nitrospira sp. MA-1 genomic stretch:
- a CDS encoding nucleoside deaminase: MKKIAKKHQQKLRPEEYMRLAITMAQKVPRYPFGAVIVRRTTGEILAKGYNRSSRNPTLHGEIDVINRCAAKHTPVDWTALDLYTTAEPCPMCQSAIEWAGIATVYFGTSIPFLQQLGLRQIDIRAEEVSRRTPFRNTRVIGGILEQECNALFEEAQRSGAE; this comes from the coding sequence TTGAAGAAAATTGCTAAGAAACATCAACAGAAATTGCGCCCTGAAGAGTATATGCGCCTGGCCATTACCATGGCGCAGAAGGTCCCCCGATATCCCTTCGGGGCCGTCATCGTTCGCCGGACAACTGGAGAGATTCTCGCGAAGGGGTACAACCGTTCTTCTCGCAACCCTACCCTCCACGGCGAAATCGATGTCATCAATCGCTGTGCGGCCAAGCATACACCGGTTGATTGGACCGCACTCGATTTGTATACAACCGCTGAACCCTGCCCCATGTGTCAGAGTGCGATCGAGTGGGCGGGCATTGCTACCGTGTACTTTGGGACCTCGATTCCCTTTCTCCAACAACTCGGTTTGCGGCAGATCGATATTCGGGCCGAGGAGGTGTCGAGGCGGACACCCTTTCGGAACACGAGAGTGATTGGGGGGATTCTGGAGCAGGAGTGTAATGCGTTGTTTGAGGAGGCGCAGCGGAGTGGCGCTGAATAA